The DNA window ATTATCTCTTCGGATGCATACGAAGCATCCGCTAAAaatgttgttgatgtttttgGCGAAAACAGATTGGTTGATGGTATATCAGTTAGGACGCCAGGTTGGCTGCTGAGCTTCTTTAAGAACTCTAGAGATGCTACGTTTGGTACTGTGGAGGCAGGTTTGAACAAGGTGGATGCCGTGTCTAGAGGATACTATGCACGTGAACGGAAAATTACATCTACGATTGCTAATCTACACTCTGATCCGAAGGAAGAGCTATTTCCAGGCTTCTGTTCTATATTGGTTGCTGGGTTAGCAGGGAGTATCCTGGGAAGAAGAAGGGGGTGGGGTTTGAGGGTCGCAGCTCCTTTGGTGTTAGCCATCGGTGCTTTTTCTTATACATTGCCAACTACGTTCCAAAATTCCAAGAACTTGTGTTATGACTTAGAGAAGAGCAGATTCCCTAGGTTCGTGGAAAAACAGGGCACTGTTGTAGATAGCACTAAGAAAGCTGTTTGCTTCACTGTTGATGCTTCAGTGAAGACTTATCAATCGGCCCAGCGAATTTACGGGAAGGTCACGAAGGTAATAAGGGACTGGACTGGTCTGAACATCTGACATGTTTATAAGGAGGAGCCATTAAGAGcgaaaataaaaaaaaacatatCGATATATGGCTATGTGACGAAGTTTAGAGTGTTGATCTTTGTTCGAGTAGATGTTTTCACTGGGGGTTTGAATTACGGCCTCTGAAATCCTTTTTGCCAGAATGATGAAGGCGGCCCAACTTATATAACCTTCTTGTTTGCCGACAGTGcctgtatatatgtgtatgtatatatctACATGAACATATGCTTATATGCGTACTTATATTTCATGCGGGATAACCTATTTGCTGGTAATCACAAATTCTGGATCTTCATAATCTACGTTTAGATTAAAAATGGCTTTGACGCACCAATTCCATTCGATCAGTAATATCTTGGCACATTTGTCCGTAGCTTTGCATAATTTGGCGAATCTTTTGGCTACAGAAGCCTTTGTTGCAATCATAACGTAATCAGGAGAATTATCAGTATTTTCGTTCTTgacaatatcttcaacctGGAATTTCTTGGGCAGGCTTTTTACAGTAACCATTCCATGAGCTTTAAGGATAGATGAAATTAGTTCAGCCCCCCCCGGAATGTCGTCAGACAAATTCACTGATTTTAGGCCACCCCTTTCAAACAACTTGCCTTGTATCTTGGTTTTCTGCATCACTTTCAAATCCATATCAGGAATATGGTATTCTTCTAGAGATAGTAGTACAGAAGCGCCCGAGCCTGAGTGAACAATGGACAAAACATCGTTGATAAACTTTGGTATCAATGCATACTTTAATGGTCGAAAGCTGAAGCTTTTTAGAAACTTGGCAGTCCTAGCTTTCTTGGGAGCGATAATACAATTGCTGTCTTGCTTAATATCTTGGTGTATTACAATGCCAATTTGCTTTAATATTTCGAGATTCAGTTCGCTAATGTCATCGTGACAACTTGTGCATACTGCTTTAATATCGTAAGGCAGTTTTTGGCGACCTTTGGAAccttttgaaatatctaCATGAGCCAGTATTTTTTGGGCCTCAATTTCAAGAGATTTATGTTTCTTCACAACAGCTACTTCTTCTGGAAGTAAGTTGGCAACAGTTTTCCGTTTTGAGCTTTTTTGAAACTCATTTAGGGACTCGATATCACTGTGTAGTTTTTCTGCTGCTTTTGCTTTTGCTTTGCGACCACTGGATGGCGTTAAAGGGACTGAGCATTTATCATGCACCTCTTCAAGAGTCGTGTCAGCGGTTTCGGATCTCCCCAATGTTTGTTGTACTACTGGAGCAGTCTGTGTTGATGTCTTGGTCATTGTTCTGCTGTTCTTACGCCGATTTGAAGAACCAGATGACATTACCTTTTCTAATTCAGAAAACAtatcttctgcttcttgtAACTTTTGTGCTTTGTCACCAACAGTGTTCAAACGGTCATAATTATCTTCCATTGCTCGAGGAGGCGGACTGCTTTGTGGCTTTTCGTTCAAGCCATCTACAGCTATATTCCCACCACTAACACTTAAGTCCTTGAgtggaatattttcaagtttATAACTTAAAGGCACTTGTGATTCCATTTGTTCAGTTTCAGTTAACACAATTGATGGCTCTTCTTCTAGAGCTAATTGACCTATACTATTTGCCATGCCACCTTTCACCGGAATTTGAGAAAACTGCTCTGAGTCAAGCCCCACTTGCTCGCCCAGTTTATAGCATTTTTCTAGCCAAAGATGGTTTACAACTGTGCATCCCTGCCACTTCAATGCAGTATTGTGTTTCTTACCATGTGGgaataaagataaaagGTGTGTGTTTTTCTTCGAAAGTTCTGTCGTACTAACTCCTCCTAAAGATTCAACCAGCCTCTGAATATAATATCTTTGCTGGCCAATATAATTTGTGAAAGTCAATATAAGCTGTTTCCTATTAAATATCTTTGGTTTAGCGGGAGACAATAATAACTTCGAGGCAGGTCGTATAAATTTCCTCATAGATAGCATATAAAATAACCAATTCAGATTGCCGCAGTATAATCCCTTTTCCTTTGCAGACTTATAATCACCAGATGACGTTGTGATATCAAGGAAGCAGtctgcttcttcaatgCTAAACTCAGCATGGTCCATATAACGAACTACCCTTCCGCCCATGGTTTCAAtaagttttattataaaattgTAGCACTGACTTTTCAGTAACAAATTCATAGATAAATAAAATTGATGACCCTTCAAGATATCGAATGACCATTCCCATATTCCAGAGTTCATTTTCCAATCTTTTTCTGCTAGAGCAGTAACTTCCTCGTTGCTCATCTCCGAGCCCACCAAATAGGCAGCCTCTGAGACGTACTCCTGACGAACAAAACACTCCGCTAACCACGCAGAAGACACTGTTAGTACttcaaatttattgaaCCTCTTTAACACCAGTACTGCTTGGTCTTTTGGATCAGACGTAATGATATGCGTCACCTTTGTAGAGAGATAATCCATGCAGCAGCCCCCCATGTACGTTAGCATAGAGGTATATAGCTCATATTCAGCAGCCGAAAACTGCTGGCTAGACACATACACATAGCAGTCCTTCATGAAATGCGTCTTATCTGGCGAAAACCCTGTGGTTCTCATTAATCTGGCATTTTTCACACAGGAATGGACCCAAGATGGCGTGACAACTGGTATCATAAAATCAAACGCAGCTAACCTATAGAAAGAGAAATCAATATTGCATGCAATTATAGCATGTATGTCCATAGGAAATTTGCGTAAAAATTCTTGCTTATCAATCTCACGGGAAGAAGCCCCTGGCTTGTATATGAGAGTTTTTGCTGCACCATAATCTGCCAACAATTTAATTGTAGAATCCATATTCTCTCTCGAAAAGTCTGCTGATTGGATCAGTAAAAGATTTAGGCAACTAAAtactgatgatgaagctGTCATATCCTTGAAACCACTGATGAGTCGGAGCGCTGATGGCGTTTGTTATTCTATTTACGAACGATCCAACttacaatatatattttatttgatgaGATCGTTGAAAAGAACGCGTTCTCGTGTTTCCCGTAAATACATGGAAGATGTGGGAGGCATCCTTGATAGCGAAAGATCACATAATGTATTACTACAACCTGAAGAAACAGCTGATCTGCCTCTTAGAGTGTTTTTTCCCACTTAATAAATAAGCAACATGCCATAATAACCCCCATTAATGGTCATTTGGCAGCGCATTCTATGCGACATTGGCTTTCCTGTCATCGGCTTTCCTGTCATCAGATGTCTTTTCTTTGCTTGGACTGATCCTTCCAGCCCCTGTTGATCCACTTGAACCTTCTTCTGGAACTTTCTGACTCTTTCGACGTTCTCTGCGTCTGCGTGATCGCTTTTGAGGCTTTGCTTGGCCGTCATACATCCAGCCCAACGATCCCTTCGTCAACTCAGGCTCTGTTGCTGGCTTTCTCACCCCCTTTAGTAGCTGCTTCTGGGCTTCTCTGACCTTGCTTTTGTTCTTCTGGAGCTGTGGATTCCATGATTTTAGTAGGTTGAGATCCATCGTCTGTGTGTTCGATGCTGTTTCAGATGGTAAAACTGTGCTCAACGTCATTCCCAGGAAGCCTTGTTTTATAGGCCGAAATCTTGCCTCGCTGCACACAGAGATACATGGTGTTGCATTCACTCAATCTGCTGACCTTCGCATGGTCCCCGTATACATGTCGATCTCTAATGGACGTCTTCAGCCTACTTGCATTAACGGCCAACATCGTGTCTTGAGAGAACCACTACGTTGGCtatgtcacgtgacttgCGTTTCAGGGGCCCTCCGGACTCCTTAAGATCCTTTCTAATTACCCATGGCTTGATGACTTCTTGGCACAATCGGCCTACTTCGCCATCCCTCTACGCCGTAAACCCCTTTATCGTATCCCAGTTTGGTTCGACCTTCCCAACAGAGTGACTTGTACACTATGTCCACGATTCCAAGCAACAGACTGGTGAGTTGGGCCTCTTCAAGTTCCTGCCAGCTTTCTAAACTCTACGGGCCCATTTTCGGACTAGCAAGCTGTCATCCACATCTTAAATGCAGCCGCTGGCTGCTATTCGTTGAAGCCTTGGATCTGGCCACGGAGATCCCTATTGTGGCGGATGTAGAGAGAACACAGCCGTGCCATACACAGACAGCATCACAAACAGACATCAGCTTAAACTGCCAGACCAATATATTAGGACCAGCCACAGGACCAGCCACGGGGGTGCACAACAATCGCATACCACATTAACGGGAGAATATCCGTCATTTCAACGTTCGATGAGATATGCTATCAACTATCATTACATAcgatatatttaattaCACTTAACGTGcttctttaaaattttcCTTCTACTTTTGCTCCCTATAACTCCCCCATCTGTCAACGTCGTGGAACAAAGCAAGCACTCACGCTATCtttcagaaatatatttctcaGCACTTATTGTTGATCTATAACTTATATCAGGATTACGGATAATTGCTTCTTTTCAGGTTAAGCTCATCTCTGTTTGTATCTCTAGTGCAAGACTGAACGTTCAGTCCGTGTATCTGCGATTTTTGTTTACTTATTTACTTGATAATCATTCAATTCGACAActaaagaaatatattgagGAGGAGTCGGTGCTTTTTTGGAATAAGTTTATTACgatattattaaacttATAGATATTACGATGGAGTCGGTATTAGATTTTTCCAAGGATTTGGATATTCAATTGTTGGACCAGATTGTCGACACATTTTATAAGGGGTCGGGTCCACAACAGAAGCAGGCACAAGATACGTTGACTAAATTTCAGGATCATCCGGACTCATGGCAGCGTGCAGATAAAATTCTACAGTTTTCGAGTAATCCACAGACCAAGTTTATTGGGTTATCAATTTTAGATAAATTAATTACCACTAAATGGAAGATGCTTCCACGAGACCATAGGGTTGGGATCCGGAATTTTATAGTAGGGATGATTATTAGTATGTGTCAGGATGATGCTGTATTTCAGACACAGAAGAACCTTATTAACAAATCGGATTTGACGTTGGTgcaaattttgaagcaaGAATGGCCACAGAATTGGCCTGATTTTATTCCTGAGTTAGTTAGTAGCTCCCAGAGTTCAATCAATGTATGCGAAAACAATATggttattttaaaattattgtCTGAGGAGgtatttgatttttctaCTGAGCAGATGACTCAGGCGAAGGCAACccatttgaagaattcgaTGTCACAAGAGTTTGAACAAATTTTTAAGTTATGCTACCAAGTTTTAGATTCTGGTTCGTCCACCTCTTTGATTGTTGCCGCATTGCAGTCATTGCTAAGATATCTCCATTGGATTCCATATCGTTACATCTATGATACAGACTTATTGGCTCTTTTGAGTACTAAATTTCTAATGTCTCCAGATACCCGTGCGGTTACCTTAAAATGCTTGACCGAGGTGTCTCAGTTGGCAATTCCAAACGATGATAATAAGATTAAACAGCAAACTGTTATGTTCTTTCAGAATACATTGCAGCAAATTGCCACGGAGGTTGTTCCCGTAACTGCCGATTTGAAGAGCACGTACACTACTGCTAACGGTAAGGATCAATCCTTCTTGCAAGATTTTGCAATGTTTCTAACGACATATTTAGCTCGCCATCGCCCTATTTTGGAGTCAGATGAATCTTTGAGAGAGTTGTTGTTGACCGCTCATCAGTATTTGATCCAATTGTCGaaaattgatgaaagaGAATTATTTAAAACCACTCTAGATTATTGGCACAACTTAGTTTCCGCTTTGTATCAAGAGATTCAAACAGTTCCATTTAATGAAATGAATCCCCTACTACAACTTTCAAGGCAGATTACCGCTCCTAGCGGGGGGGCTCCAAACCCtcagtttttgaagaagtttccATTGAAGAAACACATGTATGATAATATCTGTAAGCAATTAAGATGGGTTATCATAGAATCCATGGTGAGACCAGAAGAGGTGTTGATTGTTGAAAACGATGAAGGTGAAATCGTTAGAGAGTTTGTTAAAGAATCAGACACTATCCAATTGTACAAATCAGAAAGAGAAGTTTTAGTATACTTAACCCATTTAGATGTCGTTGATACCGAAGAGATAATGTTAGATAAATTAGCAAGACAAATTGATGGTTCCGAGTGGTCGTGGCACAACATCAACACTTTGTGCTGGGCTATTGGTTCTATTAGTGGGACTATGAACGAGGAGACTGAAAAACGCTTTGTTGTAACGGTTATCAAGGACTTATTAGCGCTAACTGAGCAAAAGCGTGGAAAGGATAATAAGGCAGTCGTTGCATCGAACATCATGTATGTTGTTGGCCAATATCCCCGTTTCTTAAAAGCTCATTggaagtttttaaaaaccgTTGTTTTAAAACTGTTTGAATTTATGCATGAAACCCATGAAGGTGTTCAAGACATGGCTTGTGACACATTTATCAAAATCGTACAAAAATGTAAGCATCATTTTGTAATTCAACAACCCACAGAGCAAGAACCTTTTATTCACGCAATTATTAGGGATATCCAAAAGACTACGGAAGATTTGCAACCACAACAAGTCCACACTTTCTACAAGGCATGTGGTGTTATTATTTCTGATGAAAGCAATGCAGCagagaaggaaaagttaTTACGTGAATTAATGCAGCTGCCAAATATGGCGTGGGATACCATAGTTTCCCAGTCAGCGGCTAACCCTGATTTATTACTTGACCCAGAAACTGTTAAGATTATTGCGAACATTCTCAAGACCAATGTTAGCGTTTGCTCCTCCACTGAAGCTGACTTCTACTCACAGTTAGGTCATATCTACTATAACATGCTGCAATTATATAGAGCTGTGTCCTCTATGATCTCATCTCAAGTAGCCAAGGAAGGTTTGATCAGTACAAAGACCCCCAAGGTGCGTGGGTTAAGAACTATTAAGAAGGAAGTCTTGAAGTTGATTGAAATTTACATTTCACACGCCAGAAACTTGGAAGAAGTGGTAAAGGTTTTGGTGCAGCCTTTATTGAATGCCGTATTAGAGGATTATATGAATAACGTTCCAGATGCTCGTGATGCTGAAGTTTTGAACTGTATGACTACAGTTGTACACAAAGTTGGCCATATGATCCCAGATGGTGTTATTTTAATCTTACAAAGTGTTTTTGAATGTACTTTGGACATGATTAATAAAGATTTTACAGAATATCCAGAACACCGTGTTGAATTTTACAAGTTACTGAAAGaaataaattccaaatcattCAATGCTTTATTGCAATTACCCCCTGTAGCATTTAAATTGTTTGTTGATGCTATTTGTTGGGCATTTAAACATAACAATAGGGATGTTGAAGTGAATGGTCTACAAATTGCACTAGATTTGATTAAAAATGTTGACAAGGCTAGCCCATCACCGTTTTCAAATGCCTTTTATGAGAATTTTTACTTTACTTTTGTTAGTGAAGCCTTCTATGTCTTAACGGATTCTGACCATAAGTCTGGTTTCTCCAAACAATCGTTAttgttaatgaaaatgatttcTTTAGTACAGGATAATAAGATACCTGTGCCATTGTACAAAGCAGGAGAAGCACCAGAAGGTACCACCAACCAGGTATATCTTGCAAACTACATGGCTAATATGCTAAGCAGTGCATTCCCTCATCTCACTCAAGAACAGATCAGTGGTTTTCTAAATGCTTTAGTCAAGCAATACCAGGATCCAGCCAAGTTTTCAGGGACGCTAAGGGATTTCTTGGTCCAGATCAAAGAATATGGTGGTGATCCAACTGACTACTTGTTTGCTGAAGACAAAGAGAAAGCCTTGGCAGAACAAAACAAATTAGAACAGGAGAGAGCGTCTAAAGTTGGGGGTCTATTAAAGCCTtctgaattagatgatTAAAAGCTGTCTATTACTAGTGCAGGCGGAAGGATTAGTTGTGTACAATAGTCGTCGCActcacacacacatatacacacacacatacacacatgtatatatatgtgtatcatgtatattttattatatatgggTGTATATACATCTAGTCAATCAAACAAACACTGAAGTATCTAAGTGCATACTTAATGGAACAAAAGCAAATAGAGGAACAACATCTGATATCATATGTACAGTAGTTcacattttttttattactataTACATGATACATATGACTATGGTGATTTATACAGCAGGTGGTGGGGCTTTGATGGCATCCTGGATCTTCACAATAGTTCCCTTGGGGCCAGCAATTGAACCTTTCACTATCACAACACCAAGTgcatcatcaacatttaATACCATAACATTCTGTATGGTTACTTGTTGCACACCCATATGCCCAGGCATCTTTTTCCCAGGCAAAACCCTACCAGGCGTTTGATTTTGACCATAAGATCCACCGCTTCTGTGGGCTAGAGAAACACCATGTGATGCATTTAAACCCTTGAATCCGTGACGCTTCATTACACCTGCAAATCCCTTACCTTTACTAACAGATACAACATCAAGGAACTGGCCtggtttgaaaaatgatgGTTTAATTAAAGTCCCCAATGGTAACAGGCCATTTTCGCTCTTCACTCTGAATTCAGCAAGCTTCTCCTTTGGATTTACCAATTTAGAAGCAAAATGACCCAGCATTTGTCTTGATACTTTATCTGGGCGCTTATTGCCATAGCCCACTTGGCATGCATAATATCCATTGTCTTTCAAGGTTCTGTGCATAAGGACTTCAACGTTGTTCATCTCTAACACTGTCGCTGCACAACGGTTACCAGTTGCTGGATCAAAATATGGCATCATTCCTACTTTCTTAGTCAGTGAGCCACATCGTTGCGGTAGCCAACGTCTCTCGTGAGCTTTTTCTGGACTATGATTTATCGCAGGTGCAGCTTGTTGCACCACTGATGCAACGCTTGCAGCCACCAGTTTAGGTCTCGTGGATATAGACCTCAGCTGCATTTTAAGTGAATTCACTAACATCTCTGATAGCTGAGATTGGATTTAAACCACGCTGAAGTAGTAGAACCAAAAACGATTTACAACCTCTTCACGTCTTAGAACTAATAACATTATTAGAACTTGAGAAGctttaaaatttccaagttccgaaaatttttaaagcaCATCAACcagtcacgtgatcaaaCGGGTCGTGGAAGAACAGCCTTCTCTACGGTAAGAACGCTATATCAAAGGAGGAATATGTTAGCTATTGACAGGAGTACTGAGTGTAGTTTCATTATATAAGTGACATCATTTGATCTTcttatctttcaatttaATTGTTTCATCGTTCACATAGATACCCTTACCTTTATACGGTTCTGGAGGATGGAACTTCCTCAAACATGCAGCAAACAAACAGACTTGCTGCTTATTGCAACCTTCTATAATCAAGGAAGTCGATGTTGGAGATTTAACAGTGATCCCATCAGGTACGGGTAGACCTTGCATTATTGAAGCACCGACTTTGACATTGACAAACTTGCCATCATTCTCCAATTGAGCTCTGTAACCGGTACCAACAAACCTTAAAAATGCCATATGGCCTTCGTTTACACCAGTGATGTGATTTGCTAAGTTAGACCTAACCGTACCCCACATcgatttttgaattttatCATTGCTGTCAGTAACGCTAATGTCAATCTTGCCTGTAGATGTGGAATGCTCAAAGTTGACAAAGTCTGGAACATCCATGGTTATAGCACCAAGTGGACCTTCAACTATAACACTCTTGGAGAGCTTTAAAGTGTTTTTCCCTTTCCTGATCACCTTTGGTTGTGAGAGTTGCGAGATGGAAAACTTGGTTTCTTGTGTCAAATATAATGGCGAAGAGCCAATATGGGAGCATAGTGTCTTAGCCACTGAAAAGCATCTCCGTGATATGAATGACATGAATAGAGTGATGAAAACAACTACCAAATAGCGTTCTGATGAATGGTCCGCTGTTGAGCTGATGGTAAATTGTGAGCATATGGAGATGTGCTacagaatttttttttcgaGGCTACGACTATTGAGAGGTTTAAGAACACAGGTGCCACGAACTTAAAACAATGAGATAAGCATGAATAAATGTGTTCAACGTTTAACTAGTAGATATTGAATGCCAATTAGGCCCTTCGCTATTTCCAtatctgtatatataagtaTGTATACATGGGTTATGATCACGTGCATTTTTCGATAATtgaatgaaaattttcaatatgcTGCAGGGACAAATTCCTTATAGCTCATCTCATCccatctcatctcatctcagAATATTTGCTAAAACAAAGTATAGAGAACCATCAACAATTCtatatattaaacaagCTCAAGATGGTTAGAAGGCTTAAATATCATGAACAGAAGCTGTTAAAGAAAGTCGATTTTCATGACTGGAAACAAGACCAAGGTCATCGTGACACGCAGGTAATGCGTACATATTACATCCAGGATCGTGAGGATTATCATAAATACAATAAGATATGTGGTGACATTCGACGTATAGCTAACAGATTATCGTTGTTACCCCCTACGGATCCGTTTAGGGTCAAACACGAACAGCTGCTTTTAGAAAAGTTATATCAAATGGGTATTTTAACAACGAAATCCAAAATTAGCAATTTGGAGAATAAAGTCACGGTATCAGCTGTCTGTCGTCGCAGATTGCCTGTTATTATGCATAAATTGAAGATGGCGGAAACTCTGAAGGATGCAGTGAAGTTCATCGAACAAGGCCATGTACGTGTAGGTCCAAATTTGATAACCGATCCGGCTTATCTGGTTACAAGAAATATGGAAGATTATGTTACATGGGTTGATTCATCGAAGATCAAAAAGACTGTTTTACGTTATAGAAACCAGATCGATGATTTTAACGATGCTTGAATGTAGTTATTCGTTTTGTTCTATTTACATATACGTTGCATTCCAGGGTATAAGTTTTTTGGAGCAGTAGAGGTTTGACATCTATATTCATTTAGGAACTAGATTATGATACAGTACAGTTGATAATGGTTTTTCtaaatttcaaaaagatgTTAAGACAAAGTAACTGAAGTATTTAGGAATAGA is part of the Eremothecium cymbalariae DBVPG#7215 chromosome 2, complete sequence genome and encodes:
- the CWC25 gene encoding U2-type spliceosomal complex subunit CWC25 (similar to Ashbya gossypii ADL144C); this encodes MTLSTVLPSETASNTQTMDLNLLKSWNPQLQKNKSKVREAQKQLLKGVRKPATEPELTKGSLGWMYDGQAKPQKRSRRRRERRKSQKVPEEGSSGSTGAGRISPSKEKTSDDRKADDRKANVA
- the CRM1 gene encoding exportin CRM1 (similar to Ashbya gossypii ADL128C), whose translation is MESVLDFSKDLDIQLLDQIVDTFYKGSGPQQKQAQDTLTKFQDHPDSWQRADKILQFSSNPQTKFIGLSILDKLITTKWKMLPRDHRVGIRNFIVGMIISMCQDDAVFQTQKNLINKSDLTLVQILKQEWPQNWPDFIPELVSSSQSSINVCENNMVILKLLSEEVFDFSTEQMTQAKATHLKNSMSQEFEQIFKLCYQVLDSGSSTSLIVAALQSLLRYLHWIPYRYIYDTDLLALLSTKFLMSPDTRAVTLKCLTEVSQLAIPNDDNKIKQQTVMFFQNTLQQIATEVVPVTADLKSTYTTANGKDQSFLQDFAMFLTTYLARHRPILESDESLRELLLTAHQYLIQLSKIDERELFKTTLDYWHNLVSALYQEIQTVPFNEMNPLLQLSRQITAPSGGAPNPQFLKKFPLKKHMYDNICKQLRWVIIESMVRPEEVLIVENDEGEIVREFVKESDTIQLYKSEREVLVYLTHLDVVDTEEIMLDKLARQIDGSEWSWHNINTLCWAIGSISGTMNEETEKRFVVTVIKDLLALTEQKRGKDNKAVVASNIMYVVGQYPRFLKAHWKFLKTVVLKLFEFMHETHEGVQDMACDTFIKIVQKCKHHFVIQQPTEQEPFIHAIIRDIQKTTEDLQPQQVHTFYKACGVIISDESNAAEKEKLLRELMQLPNMAWDTIVSQSAANPDLLLDPETVKIIANILKTNVSVCSSTEADFYSQLGHIYYNMLQLYRAVSSMISSQVAKEGLISTKTPKVRGLRTIKKEVLKLIEIYISHARNLEEVVKVLVQPLLNAVLEDYMNNVPDARDAEVLNCMTTVVHKVGHMIPDGVILILQSVFECTLDMINKDFTEYPEHRVEFYKLLKEINSKSFNALLQLPPVAFKLFVDAICWAFKHNNRDVEVNGLQIALDLIKNVDKASPSPFSNAFYENFYFTFVSEAFYVLTDSDHKSGFSKQSLLLMKMISLVQDNKIPVPLYKAGEAPEGTTNQVYLANYMANMLSSAFPHLTQEQISGFLNALVKQYQDPAKFSGTLRDFLVQIKEYGGDPTDYLFAEDKEKALAEQNKLEQERASKVGGLLKPSELDD
- the MRPL9 gene encoding mitochondrial 54S ribosomal protein uL3m (similar to Ashbya gossypii ADL129W), yielding MLVNSLKMQLRSISTRPKLVAASVASVVQQAAPAINHSPEKAHERRWLPQRCGSLTKKVGMMPYFDPATGNRCAATVLEMNNVEVLMHRTLKDNGYYACQVGYGNKRPDKVSRQMLGHFASKLVNPKEKLAEFRVKSENGLLPLGTLIKPSFFKPGQFLDVVSVSKGKGFAGVMKRHGFKGLNASHGVSLAHRSGGSYGQNQTPGRVLPGKKMPGHMGVQQVTIQNVMVLNVDDALGVVIVKGSIAGPKGTIVKIQDAIKAPPPAV
- the RTT107 gene encoding Rtt107p (similar to Ashbya gossypii ADL145C), with translation MTASSSVFSCLNLLLIQSADFSRENMDSTIKLLADYGAAKTLIYKPGASSREIDKQEFLRKFPMDIHAIIACNIDFSFYRLAAFDFMIPVVTPSWVHSCVKNARLMRTTGFSPDKTHFMKDCYVYVSSQQFSAAEYELYTSMLTYMGGCCMDYLSTKVTHIITSDPKDQAVLVLKRFNKFEVLTVSSAWLAECFVRQEYVSEAAYLVGSEMSNEEVTALAEKDWKMNSGIWEWSFDILKGHQFYLSMNLLLKSQCYNFIIKLIETMGGRVVRYMDHAEFSIEEADCFLDITTSSGDYKSAKEKGLYCGNLNWLFYMLSMRKFIRPASKLLLSPAKPKIFNRKQLILTFTNYIGQQRYYIQRLVESLGGVSTTELSKKNTHLLSLFPHGKKHNTALKWQGCTVVNHLWLEKCYKLGEQVGLDSEQFSQIPVKGGMANSIGQLALEEEPSIVLTETEQMESQVPLSYKLENIPLKDLSVSGGNIAVDGLNEKPQSSPPPRAMEDNYDRLNTVGDKAQKLQEAEDMFSELEKVMSSGSSNRRKNSRTMTKTSTQTAPVVQQTLGRSETADTTLEEVHDKCSVPLTPSSGRKAKAKAAEKLHSDIESLNEFQKSSKRKTVANLLPEEVAVVKKHKSLEIEAQKILAHVDISKGSKGRQKLPYDIKAVCTSCHDDISELNLEILKQIGIVIHQDIKQDSNCIIAPKKARTAKFLKSFSFRPLKYALIPKFINDVLSIVHSGSGASVLLSLEEYHIPDMDLKVMQKTKIQGKLFERGGLKSVNLSDDIPGGAELISSILKAHGMVTVKSLPKKFQVEDIVKNENTDNSPDYVMIATKASVAKRFAKLCKATDKCAKILLIEWNWCVKAIFNLNVDYEDPEFVITSK
- the IMP3 gene encoding snoRNA-binding rRNA-processing protein IMP3 (similar to Ashbya gossypii ADL131C), whose translation is MVRRLKYHEQKLLKKVDFHDWKQDQGHRDTQVMRTYYIQDREDYHKYNKICGDIRRIANRLSLLPPTDPFRVKHEQLLLEKLYQMGILTTKSKISNLENKVTVSAVCRRRLPVIMHKLKMAETLKDAVKFIEQGHVRVGPNLITDPAYLVTRNMEDYVTWVDSSKIKKTVLRYRNQIDDFNDA
- the MIC26 gene encoding Mic26p (similar to Ashbya gossypii ADL146W), whose translation is MAPVNFYRECDLVAEAIIPPETASIISSDAYEASAKNVVDVFGENRLVDGISVRTPGWLLSFFKNSRDATFGTVEAGLNKVDAVSRGYYARERKITSTIANLHSDPKEELFPGFCSILVAGLAGSILGRRRGWGLRVAAPLVLAIGAFSYTLPTTFQNSKNLCYDLEKSRFPRFVEKQGTVVDSTKKAVCFTVDASVKTYQSAQRIYGKVTKVIRDWTGLNI
- the MRPL6 gene encoding mitochondrial 54S ribosomal protein uL6m (similar to Ashbya gossypii ADL130W) — translated: MSFISRRCFSVAKTLCSHIGSSPLYLTQETKFSISQLSQPKVIRKGKNTLKLSKSVIVEGPLGAITMDVPDFVNFEHSTSTGKIDISVTDSNDKIQKSMWGTVRSNLANHITGVNEGHMAFLRFVGTGYRAQLENDGKFVNVKVGASIMQGLPVPDGITVKSPTSTSLIIEGCNKQQVCLFAACLRKFHPPEPYKGKGIYVNDETIKLKDKKIK